A window of Pieris rapae chromosome 22, ilPieRapa1.1, whole genome shotgun sequence genomic DNA:
taatatttggATGACTTGGCaacgtaaaaaatttaacagtGATGAGGCAGTCGAAAccgcttttaattatattattgatttccGTGCGAATGTTTTTGAGTTAGTGATCAATGAACTATAATAAGAGGGCAAAGTGTATCGATAGCAATGGTACATACTTAAagatatattctattttaagtAAGTCGACTTCTTGTTCCTCCCATACAAAAcaccaatattatatatatatatatatatatatatatgtaaggaTCTAATGCTTTAGTTAGATAAAgaataggtttttttaaactaaaaagttaGTAAAGACTAAAAAAAGAATACCTTGATATATGCTATATATAGGGGTATTTCAAGTATTACATAAGTACATTTGGAGGAAGGAGGGAGGTTCTTTGATGTACTTTAGAAATGTTATGGATATGATCAGTTGGTATTATAATAGCTTAAGTTTAATAGCTTTCCAAAAACATTTAGCTTTACACATTGCACATATTAACTTATAACCTATGTTtatcatattaaatgttttcttttaaattatttttgtgagtAATGAAACGATTAACAAAAACCTGCCGAAACATGTAGTTTTATCTAGATTTACACTCCGCCTTTATCCGACAGTTGTGAAACGGATacggatatatatttatttcggaTATCCGGATTGTTTCGGTTACGTTTACGGAGCTCCGTAACATCCCTGATGTACTTATTAGGTGATTACTTCAAcagtgattatttatttttttctattgcccactcattgtctatgcttgtgAACGAAATGctttttcgaggattcctacaaatcATTATATGTACTATTCCTTTAGAGAGCATTGTATCCTATTGCTGAAAAGAGGAGGGGGATTagtaaattagtaaaaaaaaagtgctTACCTAATACTGAAACGGCtcctttaattttataatatttgaattaaattgtctTTGCTTGTAAACGAAATCCATCGGCGATtccaacaaaaaattaataagtttatgtactattatttttgagtgcTTTGACAAGAAGGGTTTAATTGGGGGGAAAGGGTTGAGTTTCATTAAATCTGCTAACTTGTAACTGTTATACTTTAACGGCCCCAATTTGATGTAAAAGCGTTAGTAAGAAACTTACCCAAACCATCTTAACTCTTTATTGTaaaactatacatttttttatagaatagggggcaaacgggtaggaggctcacctcatgttaagtgataccgccgcccatggaaactcaatgccagagggcttgcgtttccggccttttaagaattggtacgctcgtTTGAAAGatatctaatttatatatgttaaaacatAGCCAAGTAGATATGCTTCAAGGATAAGCATTAGTATTCCAAATAcggttaatattataatttgagcGAATTTAATACTGTACaacataactaaataataaatatttttgttattactagGGAACCCTGTCCTACTTCTAACGCTACTGATAGCGGCCAGAGCATTTCCAACAAAAGATATTCCAGAATTAAACGCATTAGAGAAATCCGACATCGAACGTATAGAAAAGGACATACGCACGATCTCATACATTCAAAACTTCAAAACGATAATGTCTGATTATGTTAAAACgcaatataacaatttaacagTAACAGATATGGAAGTTGTGAAGGAAACATTGGAGGTATTCTTGCATAATTTCGCTGCAGATCTGCACAATGTTATTGACAAGGGAGAGAAAGAGACTGTAGAAGAAATAAACGATGGTATACCAAACTCAACGTTTGATGAtgtaaagaaatgtattaagaacGAACTGCCGGATGTCAATGAAGAGATGGCTGAACAGGTGGTATATAAATTGAGGAAGAATCTTTTGAAAACAAGAAATGTTATAGATGATGTTATAAGAAAATCACAAGTGAACGAAGAATTGAATTCAGGTCCTTAAACGTGTGTTGAactttatttagattaagCATGTTAAATAAGTATGCtttgtatagtatttttttatattttctgtaaGATAAAGCCGTGATTATTATGTTTGGATTCATACTCTTTTTATGTTTGAGTGTTAGAGTTTGTGTGTTTGAGTGCATACTTGGTGGGCTCACTACTATTCAGCCACATTCGTATTATTGGATCAAAGAGAATATTTAAGCCAATAGGATTGTGATACTTCttctcgcgagccctctggcattgagagtgtccatgggcggcggtatcacttaacatcaggtgagcctcctgcccgtttgccccctgttctataaaaaaaaactatttattattaaggtaaaagccccaatagatcaAATACTTGTACATGAACTAGTATATGATAACTCCAtctttttgtatatctatattcgcactgtttacataatatatacgtgctaattataaagtaaataaataaaaaaatgcgtttACTGCAACAGACGGTATGTGACcaaatttccatctaaagttcttatatgtaactattaaacgaatacatcaaccaatagcgtgtatttttcctCGATCTCCCTTACTCCTCCTCTCCTCTCAACTCTCGCTCCATGGTACTGTGCGTGATAAGACGTTCACTCTATCTGACTCTGTGTCTCTCGATCTTTCTCACTCGCTTGCTTCCCACTCTCGCACCATGGCTATTTGCTTCATGCTTCGTTTGCCGTTTCTCACTCTCTCCCAATCGGCCTCAATCGCTCCCTCCCTTTTCTTTGAGACGCTGCCCATCATCGTAACGCTATTTcgaatcaatcaatcaatcaaaaatcatt
This region includes:
- the LOC111001074 gene encoding uncharacterized protein LOC111001074; translation: MRNPVLLLTLLIAARAFPTKDIPELNALEKSDIERIEKDIRTISYIQNFKTIMSDYVKTQYNNLTVTDMEVVKETLEVFLHNFAADLHNVIDKGEKETVEEINDGIPNSTFDDVKKCIKNELPDVNEEMAEQVVYKLRKNLLKTRNVIDDVIRKSQVNEELNSGP